One genomic segment of Oncorhynchus mykiss isolate Arlee chromosome 10, USDA_OmykA_1.1, whole genome shotgun sequence includes these proteins:
- the si:ch211-215c18.3 gene encoding uncharacterized protein si:ch211-215c18.3 has product MESHLSATPYLLLALVSTTSGFFWTPRGPQMYPCLTYMERNLRVDCEFPVEDNPAHLGPYCEYKQDSRLVGSTYPNAVSLVSTDNRRRANVSLVNPTVCRLTWAPMADDKPYTYTCRVYQGSTWKENSMAVHQRILPICSALSVMFHTGLFLLSLVMSLPVTTGLLSP; this is encoded by the exons ATGGAGTCGCATCTCTCTGCCACCCCATATCTCCTCCTAG CATTGGTCTCCACAACCTCGGGGTTCTTCTGGACTCCCCGGGGTCCTCAGATGTACCCCTGCCTCACCTACATGGAGCGCAACCTGCGGGTGGACTGTGAGTTCCCTGTGGAAGACAACCCTGCACACCTAGGTCCCTACTGCGAGTACAAGCAGGACAGCCGACTG GTGGGCAGCACCTACCCCAACGCTGTGTCCCTGGTGTCCACAGACAACCGCAGGAGGGCCAACGTGAGCCTGGTCAACCCCACCGTGTGTCGCCTCACCTGGGCTCCGATGGCGGACGATAAGCCCTACACCTACACCTGCAGGGTGTACCAGGGGTCTACCTGGAAGGAGAACAGCATGGCTGTACACCAGC GAATTCTTCCAATCTGTTCAGCCCTCAGCGTGATGTTCCATACCGGGCTATTTCTTCTGTCCCTtgtgatgtcacttcctgtaACTACgggtctcctctctccctga